Genomic segment of Panicum virgatum strain AP13 chromosome 2K, P.virgatum_v5, whole genome shotgun sequence:
CCAGATGCATGCTAGCTATAGTAGTATTTTCTATTATTCAGAGTAGTATAGTATTCATATTCAAGTAGTATTTTCACACTTTTTCAGTAGTTTCATAAATTatagtagtattttttttcttactcAAGTAGTATTTTTCACAATTTCGTATTGTCATAATTTTGAGTAGTATTTTTTATAATATAGAGTAGTATTTTTGAGTAGTATTTTGATATACTACAATTCTGAACCTTTTTATTTCACGCAAGGAAGTTGTTATTCTATACATGAGTATCAAGCCTAGAAGTAATTCTAAATATTCAGAGAAGTAATGCACATATTAGAGTAGTCCTATTGGATCCATTCCATTGTTGTACTCTGACCAAGACTAATTATAAATGTTTAAGGTAATTCACATCTTGCCATGTTCACAAGTAATTTTGAATGTTTAAGGTAACTCACGGTTCTGGATGGCGGTGCTGGCTTCAATAATTGTCCTGTCTACAGTAGGACTCACTGTTGAAATTACTATTTATTCCTTTTACCTTGTCCATTTCCTTCACGTGATATTCTCTGGATATATTCGAGAATATATTCGGTGCTTGATGTCTGCGATATCAATCATTCGGGCGTGGAAGACTATACACCGAATATATTCTTGAATATATCCAGAGAATATCACGTGAAAGAAGTGGACAAGGCAAAAGGAATAAGTAGTAATTTGAACAGTGAGTTCTACTGTAGCCAGGACAATTATTGAAGGCAGCACCACCGTCCAGCTGTCCAGGCAATAGTAAAAGAGGATAATTGAAGACGCCGGCTGTCCAGGCGATTCCTTAAGCCAGAAGACTCCTccatctataaaaggagaagccAGACGCAGCACTCGACACGGCGCGCAGAACTGAAAGCCACCGAAGACATCcgccactccactccactccacttaATTAGTAGCCGTCTCACTCCCAttgtaatatagaaataaggGAGAAGCTGTGATCGTCAATCATCTATAAGGTAATCCTAAGGTTTGTACTAAGTGCTTGGGGTTTCCCGAAAGGGAAAGCCGTATGTAAGTTTGCTCTGTGGAAATGGATTAAGCTTTCTTGTGAATTTCCATGCTTTCCTTTGAGCTCGTTCATATGGGGTGATGTCTCTAAAGGAGAAACCTCTGCGTTAAGTTGCTCTCGTTTAGCCCATGGAGAGGCGCCTGAGAGAGCCTGTATCCGcagagaagtgttcccttcggGTGGAACTGCCTGGGGAGACGGTAGAGCCTAAGTCCTTTGTGCGCGTGGCCGGGGTTAGTTTGGGAGAAGACCGGGTAGACCCGGTCCTGAAGCGAGCTAGCAATGCCCGGTCCTGAAGCGAGCTAGCAATGCATGCggtgagtaccgagtaggaTTTACACAAGCATAGTTGCACGACCGGCTGAAATTTGGTCTCGCCAACCTGCCAAGATCCTGAGAAGCACGCATACCCATACTCTGCATATTCACTAATCACACACATAATAATCACGCACTCATATCCACCACCCACGCAAGTCGCTATCGTCGAATAGTGGAGAATTTGGGTGCCTGAGCCACTCTCTGGTGAGTGCTCGTGCACTGTTCATATTCCTAATTAAGGTTTAAGCACATACTTAGCCAATATATATTGCCAGAATACTACTCCAAATAGTAGAGTGAAAGCGACACTCCGCTCGTTGATTTGTTAAATACTCCCTAAATATTATTAAGAATAGTGCATAAAGAGAAACCCCCTGAAGTGGTTCATCCACCTTGTGAGTGGGATTTTCCTATTCATATTCTGAATTTGAATAGTAGCTAGTATTTTGAATAGTGACAGCTGAATTTGAATAGTGCTATGAATAGTAACTCAAGATTTTAAATTTGCGAGTTTGAAAATTCGATTCCTAGCAACAGTGATTTGAGATCTCAAGTAAGTCGCAGACAAGAAGACCAAGGGCAACATTAACTAATACAGATATATGTAAAAAACAATCTTGAGAATGGAAATTACTGTTTCCCGCAGACTTGGGTCTATTCAAAGCACGAACACGCCTTGCATCATCTCCTCTGCTGTGTTTCTCTTCTAGAACCTTCAGCCTTTCTGCTTCATTGGCCCAAGGCTGGATATAAGACGAACAAATGTGTAGATATCATCCGATGAGAAATGCACAACTGAGAAATAAattccacacatcccatttctATCGATATATGATACAAGGTACAAAAACAAAGTTTGAGAAATGTGCAGATAATaatagggaaaattcgattcatgccaccacaactccgtgaaattgggtgtcatgttgaaaatcatgccactcaatggcatgattttcaacatgagatccaatttcaagaaattggagtggcatgaaTCCAACTGACCCATAATAATATGGATATCTGACAGGATGCATTCATATTCACAAAAAGaaaatgtttcttttctttagaGAAACAGAGTTGTTTCTGTTCTTTAGAGAAACagagtttcctgcagttacaTTACTGTATACAAAGCTTCAACACACGAACTGCTAGAGACAATAGAAGTTCTCGTAATTACTGACCCTGCTAGCCAGTTCCATTACCCTATAAAACTTGAGAACTGTATCACCACATTGGCTTGAACTCCGGAAGGCAATCTGAGTGTTACTTATGATTTACCCCCTCCATCCATTTATATTAGCACTCTTGATATTTTTAGGACAGGTAGAGTCATTAACAGATTCACGTCGTCCAAGCTGATGTTTCAGCTAGCCAAGCAATTAGTGCTTAGCGGCAAAGAATCAAAAGCAAGGATAGAGCGGAAAGTATTGTGCAATACAAAGTCAATGCAGCTGGATTTGGAAGCGGTACACAGGAATGCTTATATTCGTGTAAGTGGAAATATACATAGACAgcgggaggaagaggaaatGACTAGCAGAAACGACCTAAAAGGGACAAAAAAAATATGAGTAATAATTTAAGCGGACAGCTCTTGCTACCTGACGAAAAGTCATCATTCTGTATAGGTTGCGCCCTTTGACAAGCAACAAATGCAAAGGTGGTAATTTTCCAGCTCCTTTGCTCCAAAATACTTGAATCTATTGAATTAAACAAGTAATGtatgttagatgtatatgtaCCCTTTGTAGTTTCCCCATTGTATAAggggttttgtgcatattttctAATGCCTGTACATGTATATATTCGGGCCTAGAGCCCTCATATTGAATACAAGTGCTATTCATAACAATGTAATCATGAGTTCTGTGAATAAACACAAGTATCAAATGGTACAGTAGTACAAACTGTTGTATCAAACCTTACTGTGAAAGTATGTTGCTGCTTTTCTCTACCATAACTTTCCTTGGTGACTTTGCCAGCTACTATACGCTTCCCTATACATTTTGCATGTCTTTTTCCACTGTGAAGTTATCCAAGAAAAGTTTGTGTTACCATTTCAAAGAGGCTACTAGACTAGACTACACAAATGAAGGATTACCTCTTCTCATACACCTTTTGTTTGAATAGGACAGCATCACCCCTACAGACATCTCCTGCATTGAAAGGGTACGATCAGTGCCCTGGATAATTCACCATGCAATTAAATGAAAGTTTATTTCCATGTAAGAACAACCTTTACAGTTGATAGAGAAGGATGATCGTGGATAAATTCTCTCTGGATCACCATCCTTAAACCTATCAAAAAGGGCAAAAATATTACATGTGTGCCATGTTCTTCTGAAAATGTCGCATCTCTATATCTAGGCAAGTCAAATGAAGCAAGAATATGGTCGCCTAGGTGAACCCTCCTGTGCATAAAAATGCCAGGtaaaaattaaaagaaaatattGAGAACAAAAAAATGACACAGGAACTGGTGCTCTTAAATTGAATTCTGGCGGTTAAGAGACTGAGTAGATGAGCATCAAATGACTGAATAAAATCAGGAGTGTGAAAGAGCTATGGAATCAACCTCCAATGAAGCACTATTCTGTCTACACAAGCAGCTATGTCCCCAGTTTGGCTAAGACCATTCTTCTTTAAATACGCCTTGCACTCCACCAACTTAATCCCCTCTAGACTCCTCCCACCTACAGGGAAATATTGCTTATCAGTTTATCCAGGGGGGAAGTACAGTATAATAGCATAGAACAAAATGATTCAAGTCTGTTCACTCCTGAAACACAGCAAGGTGAATTAAAAAGAAGGTGTATTTCATGCTCAACATAATCTCAAACATGATAGGTATTGCATCTAGCTGCATTTGAAAACTAGTATGTCTATTTTGAAGTTGTCcataagaagaagaaataaaCAATGGTTCAATACAACAGAAGATACAAACCATAGAAGCCAAGATAGAAAAAAAAGGACTGACATAAGCTTGCAGTAGTAGGATTATAGGAATAACCTGCAGCCTACCAAGCAGCTAGAGCTAAGCACAGTCCTAGAAGCAAAGCCAAACAAACATTTAGCACGTTCATGCTAGTTTCTATTGCACACAATGTCTAAAGAATTTTGGGATCCTCGTTCCTCGAAGTGTCTAGCATGATTAGAATGGAAACATATGCTTCAAAGCATTAGCCAGATGGAGTATATGTAAATTTCGCAAGTCATCAGACGATAAGATTGGCACAATGCCGCTGCGTTCGACCATGGTTTCCAGCTCTCACATGCATCTAATCCCCGTTCCAAGCTTCCACCATTAGAGATTGTCCGTAGACACCTACACCTACTTCTGAATATACGATTAACAATCCGAACAGCAACTGAcaaaaaacgaaaaaaaaaggggggggtgTCGGTCGCGGAGATTACTGCGGCGTAGACCGACGATTTTGTTGCAGGCGGCCTCGCTCCGATCCGAGCCCAATTGCTCAGCCTCCGCCCCTGATCCCTCCTCGCTCTCCTCGACACTGCCTTCCCCATCACCCGCCTCGCTGTCGCTGATGTCCACCTCTTCCCCCGATTCTGaatcctcctccgccgccgacgacgacgacctccaCTCTGACCCCGCCTCGGAGTCCGATGAGATTTCGATCGCCGCAtcgcgctcctcctcctgcaccaCCACCCGCGcagccgtggccgcggcggcggcacgcctcCGCGTTACCggcatccccgccgccgcgctaaCTGGAGAAGCCTTCGCCCCGCCTCGTCGCCCTCCGATTGCCTCCCGCAGTCCCGCCCCCGCCTTCCCCTTCCGCTTCGCCTGGAATGGGACTATATTGCCGTGTGGAGAAAATGTTTGCCTCCCTGTCGCGTCGCGAGTTGCGGACTTGTGGTCGCTTCCTTTCCTTCCAACGTTCACTGTCGCTCACTCTGCTTTCAAATTTCGAAATCCAAATTCCAAAGGCCAGTGCATTTGGATGGGCATGCTCGACGCATATGGACGGTTCAGggagcgtttagttcccaaaatcaaaaaattttgggtgtcTCATcgttgtttgaccagatgtcgggagggcttttcgaacactaattaaaaaactaatttcagaactcacttggaaaccgcgagacgaatattttgaggcctttgaccgcatcattagcatatatgggttactgtagcacttatggctaatcatgccctaattaggctcaaaagattcgtctcgtcgtgtacatccaaactgtgtaattagttttattatttaattacatttagtgcttcatacatgtgttttaaaggggaggtgaaaatttttgggaactaaacggggcctcagATGATGAGAGGAATAATAGGAGCTCGTACCGCTAATGAATGTTTCTTTGAGGACTAAAACTTctctcatttgcatttgcaTTTGCAATTACAAATAAGTTTGAAATCTGGCACTAGCATGGTAGGACACACGGCACCATTTTCTAGTGCGGTATAAGGGTGAGGCATAATAAATTAGAAGGGTACGAATATAATTTAAAGGTAAACAGACTCTGAAATCATTTCCATGTATCTGTACAGATCAATACAAATTTACAAAGCAtattctctctcctttttttttttgaggtgaTGAATATATTCTAGTTTATTGTTAGGAGTAGGAAGTTGAACATTGAACAATTTGAGCTTGCCAATTGGCATGTTAATATCTTCTGAAACTAAAAACATGGTACATTTCCATCACTGCAATATATACAGGAAGGAGAACCTGATGAACATGACCATCACTCACTTTCATCAGTCAGTACAATGACACAATGACAATGGCAGTAAGTGAATATGTCCACGCTTCAGACGCCACCCTGGTGACCGCAGCTAACTTGCTCCAGTTCCAGGATTACAAAGTTTGTTCCCAAAATCACAACAGAACATGACACCTACTCTAAGACTGTTAGAAACATCACATGTTGCAGGCATGGGTGagattttcctttttcctaTCAACTAAATGATCAGTAGGCAGGCTACGACAGTCGACAAACATAACTCTATGTCTCTATACTAAAATTAGTGGCAGATCACGCAGTGCTAGAACTCAGACGCCCACGGTATGCAAGCTCCAATCAACAGTTCTTTAAGCCCTGTTAATTTGCCTGTGAAGGCAGGGGCTAGGGTGGTGTAAACTTGTGCTGTCGTTAGAGATTATCAACAGCTATCTCATCTTTGACAGAGACCTGCTGGACATGCCATGCAATAGCTTGACAAATCCGAGAAAGCTCAATTTCCCATCCGTATGCCTGATCCAATCTTGCAGAACGACATGCAGTGGTACTGAAGGGCTGAGGCCCAATTCCTGAAAGAACGAAACAAGTAACAAATCAGGAAATATGGGAGGACACCAGATTGATCAACTAGAACAAACACAGTAGGGGAGAATGGAAGGTCACATACAGATGCTAGTTCATCAATTACAATAGCACGATTGCCATCCTTCTCAAAATGTTCATAAGCAGATCGTGCATGTTGCTCCCATCTATCCAATGCTTCGAGCTGGTGCACACTAACTGCTGCTGCACAGAACTCTTGGAAGTCCATTCTTCTGTACTGAAGGGCACTCAACTGAAATGAATATCCAGTTATACAGTGAGTGACACAGTTTGATGGTGAATGCAAAAATTGCTATCATCAgattaaaagaaaaaagggTACCGAAACAAGAATATCCTGAACTCGTGATTCCTTCATTGCATCTGTAGCTTCTCTTGTTAAGGCCTAAACAGCATGAAACAAAAGGACTCACCAGATTAACCAAAATAAATAGGACAGACTATATCAGAGCTGTATGATGAACTAACCATTCTGATATTGTCAAGAGTGATGCATCCATTTCTGTCAGGTTCCAATAAAGAGAACTGTGTCTTCAGATAGAAAAGCTCATCAACAGTTAAAGTCTTTGATAGAGCCTGCAGCAGATCAAGAAAGACCCATATATCAATCACAGCAGATTGCAGATATTAAAGAAAGAACAACAATGATATACTTAACAAGTAAAGCTTGTAAGCACCAGATAGAATTTGAAGCGGAAGTATTGGCAACATAAGTTTGTGTTAAGAGAATCCAAAGCAAGGACCATATCTACCATAAAATGCTGTCCCCACCAGCTTAAACCTCAAATTCAAGCAAAACGTTCAGACAATGGCTACCACAAAACTGTTGTGTATTCATCAACTAGATTTAATAGGAGAAGATTAACCACTACTAAACAAAACAATCTAAAGCACAGCCTTAACTTTCAGGAGAATAAATTTACAGTGACATAAAGTGAGTGACATTTGCCAAACTGAAAAAGGAACATCACATATGCATGTagaacaaaaggataaaatCAGAACAAAAGTTTGAATTACTGACCCTCAGAGCAGCTTTCCGTAACGATGAGGAACGAATATAAGCTTTGATAAGTCGGAATATAAGAATGTCCAATGGCAGTTTAATGTCATTATAATTTCTGATCCATGGATGACCTGGAAAAAAACATGAATACTCACAACAATCTAATATTCATTAGAATATGTATGGATAAAATGAAACTCACTTAAAGCTTGAGTTGCAGTCATCCTTCTACGTGGATCCTTGCACAGCAATCGCTTAACAAAATCCATTGCTTCTAGAGTTAGAGAAGGCCACGGTGCCTCATTATAGCTAGGGTCAGCTTTGAGAACAGAACGGAATATGCCAGATTCAGTGCGCGCCCAAAAAGGACGACTGCCGCAAAGAAGAATATATGCAATTACACCTATACTCCATACATCAGCTTCTGTGCTATAGCATCTATGCAGAACTTCTGGAGCAACATAATAAGCACTTCcaacaatgtcatttagcctcTCATCTGCATAAAATATTAGAACCACATACTTAAGAACCTTTTGCCAGTGAAAGTGTGAATActagaaattttttttttggtaaaggCAATTAGAGCAAGTAAATTAACAAAAAAATAGATTGACCGGTACGAAGTATACCTGGTTTTACAAAATCTGATAAACCGAAGTCAATAGCCTTAAGATGGGCATTCTCATCTTTTGAAGTGAAaagaaaattctgaaaaaaaaaggtaTTGTTTAGAAGCCATGATAACTTCAacaagaaaaatgctaaaattagaaaatattcatagagaaaggaaatgggagaaaaaaatacaaaataatgCATGGACTGTCTCGAACAAGCAATAGTCCAGTGCAATAGTACAATGCACCAGATTGATGGGTGTAATGCATAAAGGTATGAGAAATAAACAAGTAGAGTTGTTGCCAATTTCAAAGGAGATTCAATGGCAAAACATGCTTAGTTTACCAGTGCCACGGATATCGCAAGGTTCCCAACTACGGAAAGTAGAAAATTAGCAAATTCTAAACCTCTTTAAATCATGATATTTGCACTAATTCTAGAGATGCAGAGAAACACATCACCTCCGGCTTGAGATCCCGATGAACCACTCCTTGAATGTGACAAAAAGCAACAACATTTAATATTTGCACCAGGACAGCTTTTGCATCATCCTCGGAGTACTTCCCACCTCTAAGTCAAATGCAAAACAACAGTTACATTGAAGCACCTATTTTAATGTGAACTATAGTGTTATTTCAGAAATTTATGTTCATTAACCCACCTGGAAAGTATTCTATCAAGTAGCTCACCGCCCTCGCACAACCTACACAATAGAAGCATGGATTTGCATGTTAAATACAGACAATCAAGTACCTTAgagtcagcagcagcagggtataaaaggaaaatataaATGCAAAACAAATAGTTATAATAGAATAAATCTTTCAAGGTCCACTACCTTAGTGATTAAATTGGCAGTACGTAAATATTATGGAAACTTGCATTTTCCAGAAATGATTTAAGGTTTGGTGGGAAAAGATAAGCGTATCAAGAACTCACTCTCGCAATAAAAAACATTTATGTAACTTCATTTTCATCATTAAGTAGCAAGTGCAACTGCTACCATATTATATACAGTTGTCACATATTATCAATGCTAAACTTGATCCAGCATTATGGGTGTTACTTAGAAGAAGAATGGACACAGGAAAGGGAAAGGTAACCAattatttcaagaaattggCATAAAATGATTTTTAACATCTTCGGTACAGCATTTCAGATGCTTCAATAAGTTTGCTACTGCCACACCAGCAATAAGTGAACAAAAGAATAAAAAGAAGGGACTGTAAAACTATACAAACTAATTAGCAAGCAGGAGGTTGTGCTTTTTTCGTGATTTCCAATTTTTTGTTCGTCTTTATCGTTGTCAGTTACAATTATAAGGAATAACAACAGACTCATTACACTGTGGAGGACATGCTCATAAAATATGAAACATAAAGTAAAAGAAAATTATGACTTCTCAGGCCATGAAAGCTTACTCCATTACTATATATACATTCTCATTGTCCTCATAGGCATCATAAAATTGAACCAAGTTCTTGTTTCCTGCCAAAGCTTTCAAAATTTTAACCTCCCTTCGGACATCCTCTATAGCAATGGATGTTGTCATCTGACAAAACAAAACAGCGAGCAGTAGCTGATGTCAAAAAGGTGTTCAGATAAGAAACCAAGTTCAGACGATGACCAACTGAAGGTATGAAGATACAAGATTATAGAACTATGAGGATCTTAAATCAGTTTGCACAAAAGATATCATAGAACAATAGTACCAAGTGGCTAAAACCTTCTGGATCGGGAAAAAATAATGCATAGAAGTTGCCGAACATGAAATGCAAGTTTCACATGAAACAATGTCTGTCCAATCAATCCAGTCACCATTAGAGTAGGTGCATCACAGCACAAAATCTTATAGGCTACCCAGTACCCAGAAGGGCACAATGCACCGAACAGAAAATCATCCTCAAGGGCATGCAATAAGGTGTTACGCAATGCAGATTGCAGAACCTTGTCAGGTGACCACAAATTTCTGTAAATATTTTATTCGAGATTAGTATTCTCACGTCATGAGAGCGCATTAGTAGACAGCGATTAGTAGCAAATCTAAGCCACCTCAAATTTCCAGATGGTCATTTTTTTCCCAGAAAAGTAGCATGTGAACTTGGTACCTTAAAATTCACAGAGAACATATCAAAAAACAAAATGCCAGACTAGGGCAATGCGAAAGCTTGACATCACCTTTGCCTTGGGGATAACCTTGACGGCGACGGATTCCCCCTTGCGCGCGCCTTTCTTAACCGTGGCGGCGCAGGTGTAACCGAAGTGTCCCCTTCCGACTTCATCCCCCATATCGTACTTGGCTGCGAAGCCCTTGTTGAACCCAAACCCCTTGTCCAGCCCCCTGCCGCCACCGCAgccctccccctcgccgccgacttCCTCGGGGATggagggccgcggcgggccGTGCCTCCTGGCGAGCGCCGCCCTGATGTGCttggcgggcgacggcggcgggaagGGCAGCCGCAGCAGGCGCCTGGCCGGGGTGGTGGGCGcggagccggccgccgcgcccgggTGCGCGGGGGAGGACTTGCGCGGggacgccgcggagccgccgaaGAGGTGGTGCGcggggctcgggctcggggtgGAGAACGAGAAGAAGGGGGAGACCGCCCAATGCTTCTTCCCCGGGGTGGCTGGGGTGGCGCAGCCCGGgggcggggtcgccggcgcggcgcgcggcggcgaggtgtcGGCGTCGTGGGTGAGCGGCTTCGCGTGGCACCCTCCCATGTTGCGCCTGTGCCGGGGGGTGGCGCACTGCGGGCGGGATCTGGGAGGTGTCGTGGACGCCGGACGGGGctaggaggaggcggagggagaGGCCATggcggagagagaaagagggagaggaGCTTTGGGGGGGAGTGGCGAGTGGGGACTGCGGGGAGTAGTGATGCGAATTGAAACGGGGAAGGTGGGAGAGAAGTAAAGGCAGCGAGCTGCGCGACGCGGggtcggggagagagagagagagtagtggAACTGCCTGGCTGGTGGGGACGTTTAGTGCTTTTaattctttttctccttttctctttttgtttttttgttttttttttggctttgcTGCttgagggcgcgtttagttcccaaaaattttcacccaaaaattttcacctcccctttaaacacatgtatgaagcactaaatgtaattaaataacaaaactaattacacagtttggatgtacatgacgagatgaatcttttaagtctaattagtgcatgattagccataagtgctacagtaacccgcatgtgctaatgacgcggtcaaaggcctcaaaagattcgtctcgtggtttccaagtgagttctgaaattagttttttaattagtgtctgaaaagtcctcccgacatccggtcaaagtgctgatttgacatccaaatttttttggcaggggaactaaacgcgccctgagTACTAGTACTACTTTTTTTTGCGTGTTGATGGTTGTGATTAGCTTTTCTAGACAATATGATTATGATTAACTTGTGAGAGAGTGGAGCACGGGAATTTCTATCCATTTCAATGgaaattgtacgaaacacaaACTCGTTTTTCTCTAAATTTGGTTCCAGAGTCTTATACGCCGTTCGGGCTGGTATATCCGGCAGTTGTAGCTGGCTGCTCTCCTGCTAGAGATGTAAATGGTAAGATATTTCAGACTgtattcgaattcgatccgGTCTGGAACATTTTTTATCCGTCCGTATTCAATTTCCCGGTATTCAATATCCGTAATCGATCCGTATCCGAATACTAAAAGTTATATTTTATGATGTAGATAtctattacaatcttatccGGCAAAAACTAACACTATCAGTATCCGACTCCATATTCgaacaaaaatatgaaaacaaatacgataCCAGTAATATCCGTCTGTATTCGATCCATTTACGTCCCTATCTCCTGTTTTGGGGTGAGTGCTGCTGGTGCAGTAAAAAAGCGCTTCGGTTTAATTTCCATTTTGAGCGTGCTTGGATTGTTGCGTTTGTAAATTCAATATTTTTCACTAGCATGTGTGTGAGGAGTTATGATTAGTCTTGTCATTTCTGTTGGTTGGGCCTTTTTGTTGGATGTGAGCATGCGATTATTGGAGAAAAGAGATACACATGTGCTCATGTTCTTTTCAAGGGGGAAAAAGAAAGCATAGTGGGTACAAGGCGAGAGAGCAATGGCCGGAGCAGTGAGCGCCAGATACCAATATCCGTGTTTTAGTTTCttacatgtaaaaattttacgttggaatcttactaatttgaagtactaaatgaagtttatttataaatttttttgcatagatgggttgtaaatcgcgagacgaatctaataatgctaattaatttatgattaatccataatcagcgaatgattattgtagcatcactgttgcaaatcatagattaagtaggctcattagattcgtctcgcgatttacaatccatccatgcaaaaagttttataaataaactttatttagtattccatgtatgtgtcccaatattcgatgtgatgttttttgagTTTACGGAATTTACGGATAAAGATAAACAGGGCCTATGTCTAATTGGTCACTCGAGAATCCCGTGGCGGGGGTCAAAATGGGACCCAGCTGTTAGACGCGCCAAGTGTCCGTTTGCGCTTTATCTGTCTGATCATTAAGATTCTTGCTCGATTTGTTCTCCTCGAATTCACGAGTCCAGAAACAGTAGCTAAGTTGGA
This window contains:
- the LOC120694510 gene encoding CDPK-related kinase 5-like → MGGCHAKPLTHDADTSPPRAAPATPPPGCATPATPGKKHWAVSPFFSFSTPSPSPAHHLFGGSAASPRKSSPAHPGAAAGSAPTTPARRLLRLPFPPPSPAKHIRAALARRHGPPRPSIPEEVGGEGEGCGGGRGLDKGFGFNKGFAAKYDMGDEVGRGHFGYTCAATVKKGARKGESVAVKVIPKAKMTTSIAIEDVRREVKILKALAGNKNLVQFYDAYEDNENVYIVMELCEGGELLDRILSRGGKYSEDDAKAVLVQILNVVAFCHIQGVVHRDLKPENFLFTSKDENAHLKAIDFGLSDFVKPDERLNDIVGSAYYVAPEVLHRCYSTEADVWSIGVIAYILLCGSRPFWARTESGIFRSVLKADPSYNEAPWPSLTLEAMDFVKRLLCKDPRRRMTATQALSHPWIRNYNDIKLPLDILIFRLIKAYIRSSSLRKAALRALSKTLTVDELFYLKTQFSLLEPDRNGCITLDNIRMALTREATDAMKESRVQDILVSLSALQYRRMDFQEFCAAAVSVHQLEALDRWEQHARSAYEHFEKDGNRAIVIDELASELGLSPSVPLHVVLQDWIRHTDGKLSFLGFVKLLHGMSSRSLSKMR
- the LOC120694508 gene encoding zinc finger CCCH domain-containing protein 62-like → MPVTRRRAAAAATAARVVVQEEERDAAIEISSDSEAGSEWRSSSSAAEEDSESGEEVDISDSEAGDGEGSVEESEEGSGAEAEQLGSDRSEAACNKIVGLRRSGRSLEGIKLVECKAYLKKNGLSQTGDIAACVDRIVLHWRFKDGDPERIYPRSSFSINCKGDVCRGDAVLFKQKVYEKSGKRHAKCIGKRIVAGKVTKESYGREKQQHTFTIQVFWSKGAGKLPPLHLLLVKGRNLYRMMTFRQPWANEAERLKVLEEKHSRGDDARRVRALNRPKSAGNRCGANIVLP